CCGTACGGGGCCTACCCGGAATTGGTCAGGCTTATAAACCCGGAATTTGAATATTCGGTTTCCAATCACCCTATGTTCCCGGTTCTCTTTGTCATTCTCTGGATGTATACCGGAACCTACCTGATTATATTCATGGCCAACTTGCAGAAAATCGATGCCGCAATTATCGAGGCTGCAAGGATTGACGGGGCATCAGAAGGACAATCTCTGCGCTATATCATTCTTCCGGCCCTCTCAGGGGTCCTTGTGACAAGTTGCATTCTGGCTATCAGCGGTTCATTGAAAAGTTTCGACTTAATCTATGTTATGACGGGAGGGGGGCCTGCAAACAGGACCAGTGTCCTCTCTGTCTATATGTTTGACAAAGCCTTCAGGGGAGCCCCGAATTATCCATTGGCAAATGCTATCAGTACCGTGATGGTAACAATCAGTTTTATCCTTATCGGTTTGACCAAATGGGCCGAGAGTAAATTCGGGGGGAGAGAATAATATGTCTGATATCAAAGATACCAAAAGCCCCCGGGCCCGTTTCGGTTTGTTTCTGACCTATCTGGTTCTCCTTTTCTTTACGCTCATGGCAATCTACCCGCTCATCTGGCTGGCTATGAATTCTTTCAAGACAACAACCGAATTCCAGCTTAATAAGCTGGGGGTTCCAAAAGCCTGGGTCACGATCAATTACCAGGATGCCTGGGTAAGGGGAAAGTTTCCCCATCTGATTTTCAATAGTGTAATCTATACGGGAATTACTACATTGGTCACCTTGGTTTTCTCCTTTATGGCCGGGTTTGCCTTTGCAAAGATACCCCATAAGGCAACCAAGATTCTGCATGGTTCCTTTATCATCGGGCTACTGTTGACCTTACAGTCTATCATGGTTCCCTTGTTCCTTATCATCAACTGGACTGGATTATACAACTCTCGCCTTGGGGTCCTGATTCCTTATATCGGTATTGCGATGCCTATGGGGATTTACCTGGGAACCGATTATATTAAGAGTATTCCCAATGCCTTGATAGAATCGGCAAGGATTGACGGGGCAACCTATTTGAAGATATTCAGGACTATCATTGTCCCGATGGCTTTGCCTGTTGGTGTTACCGTTGCAATTCTTACCGTTACCGGTACTTGGAATGAATTTATGTTGATCAACATTCTGACCAGCAGTGATGCCCTGAAGAGTCTTCCTGTTGGGGTTCAAAAATTTGCTGGGGCTCTTTCCAGCGATTTCGGAAAGCAGTTTGCGTCTTTGGTAATAGGCTTGTTGCCCATGTTGATATTCTACATGTTCTTCCGCAAGGAGATTACCAAGGGAGTCGCAACAGGGGCTGTCAAAGGGTAGTCTAACAGACTTTGTTCTGGGAAAAGCACAACCCTAAAATTGTTTGACAGCTGTAGGTACGCATGGTAGCATTTAGTTTGTACAAAGTATGAACTAAATTGGTCATGAAGGATTCACCCTTTTTTTGGGGTGAATGTGCTATTGACGGGGTAGGCAAAAACCTACCGATTGTAAGCTCATGAGAAGTCATTAGGAGGTAAAAATGACTATAATGAAACGAATTTCTGTATTGGCTCTTGCTCTGATGATGGTAGTTACATCAGTATTTGCACAGGGGACCAAAGAAGATGCATCTGCCAAAGGGCAGACAGAATTGACTGTTCTGAACTACATTGATATGTCAGAACCGAACAGTGCAAACGAAGTCAAGTTGATCTGGGATAAATTCAATGCAGAAAATCCTGACATCAAGGTTATCCGTGAAGACTTGTTCAATGAGCCGTTCCACCAGAAGACAGAAGCCTATGTAGCAAGCGGCAAAGTGCCAGATGTATTATACATGTGGCCCAGCGGACGTTCCACCAGTCTTCACACTACCAAAAGCGTGAAGGACCTCATGCCGTTCCTGGAAAAAGATGGCTTGGTAAGTTCCTACAACCCTGCAACCCTGACCCCGCAGTTTGCTGGATTCCTGGGTGAACTTCCCAACGGTATTACGACGACCCATATGCTTTATGTCAACACGAAAGTGCTCAAAGACAATGGTTTGACCATGCCCAAGTCCTACAATGAGATGAAAGCAATGGTAAAGCCCCTAAAGGCCAAGGGTATCGACTTGATCGCAATGGATAATATGGACGCATGGGTCATGCAGAGTTGCTTGTTCTCCATGGTAGTCGGTCGCTTTGGAGGCACTGACTGGTATGGCCAGCTTGCTTCCGGCAAGATTTCCTTTACCGATCCCTGGTTCATCAATTCACTGAGTCTTATTGATGATATGTATAAATCAGGTATGATCAACCGTAACAGTCTTTCCAGTCCTTACGGTTCAAGCCGTGGTAGCTTTGCAGCCGGAAAGGCAGCCTTCTATATCGATGGCGACTGGTCGACTGCTTCCTTCCAGACTGATATGACCACCGGACAGGCTTTGTTGAGCCCAGCTGTGCAGGCTAGTGATATCGAACTCGTTGTTCTTCCTGAGATTACCGGTGAGGTAATTCACAATTCCAACAGTGGCGTAGTCGGAACCGGTTGGGGCATGAGTGCCAACATTCCAGCAGGATCTGCAAAAGAAGAAGCCGCTTGGAGACTTATTAAATTCCTCGAAGGCGAATATGCCCAGACGTATCGTTTGTCAATCGGTGCTTCTTTCCCCTCCAACCTCAAAGTCGATGTTGCCAAAGTTGTAAAAGAAAGGAACCTCGAACCCCTGGTAGCCAAGAGGGCTGATTACTATAAGAATTTCAACACCATTACCCCCGTTATCGACGGAGTACTGGCTGGAGACGTTTACAATGTAATCAACACCGGATTGCAGGAAATCGGTCTTGGGTCTAAGACCCCTGCCATGGTAGCCCAGAATGTCCAGAAGGCATGGCAAACCTGGAAAGCCAACCAATAAGCTTTACCGCTAAATCGTTTTGACAAAGTAGAGGGGACCGGAAACGGCCCCCTCTCTCTTGGTAAGACATAAGAGTTGACAATTCTAGTGGCTGCTTCCATACAGGTCGTAGACTGTCAGGCTATCGCGGAATTGCTTGATCGTAAGCTTTTCCTTGGTCTTGAATACGACAACTTTCTGGGCAGTCGGCCGTATGTCAAAGAAATTGTCCGTGAAAGTCCCCTTAAGAGAGCCTGCATCGAGAGAGACAAAGAAAGCAGGGGCAAGGCAACTGACCGTAACGGAAAAGCCCTCGTGTGCCTTTGCTACCGATACTTTCAGTTTGGGATCGACTAGGGAGCATTTTTTTGGCCGGTCCAGGAACAGGCAGTTTTCCCTGTAGACTTCGTTCGATACCAGCTTGAAATAGACAAAGGTGTCCTGGGCCTCTGCGTTGAACTGCTTCTTACCATCGATCGTGCAGATATGCGTACTGCTTTGGGGTGCAAAATCCTGGAAGTATTCCTGTTTTTCAAGTTTTGTTCCATCAAAATGACAGAACTTAATGGAAACCTTGGCATTCACGAGGGGGGTCGCCCGGTCATTTATGACAAAGACTTCGATTATGCCGTCTTCCTTCACATAGGCAATCGGGAGGATTGGAGCATAGAAATGTTTTGCCGCATACTGCAATAGTTTCCATTTCCCGGTGTAGTCGATGGAGGACCAGGAAGCTACCGGCCAGTTATCGTTAAGTTGCCAGAATATCGTTCCCATACAAACAGGACGCAAGGTTCTCCAATACTCTACCGCGGTTTTCATAGCCATCGCCTGCTGTACCTGTGAGAGATAGAGCATGTGTTCAAGGGAATTGGGGAAACGAAAATACCGTGAGAAGTTCTCGATGATAATGGAGTTTCCCCTGTCGTTTTTCTGATGGTGCTCCATGACCGGGCTGGTCAGGTTCAATTGTTCGTCAGGGGTATACAGCTTGACAGTCGAAAGAGACGGGAAGCTCTGGTACCCGAATTCGCTTACAAACCGTGGCTTGATGGAATAATAGGCCTCAAAAGGTTTGCCTTCGTGCCATACTGACCAGAAGTGCATATCGCCGCGGCTGTCGTCATGCCAGTTGTCCGAAAAGTCGTCTATCCCTGCCGATGGGCTGGAAGGCCACCAGGTCCTGTTTGGGTCGAGCTCCCTTATGATTCTCCCGACGGTTCCTTCATTGAGCCGGTCGTAATCGATGATATACCGTACCGGGTTGTTTTTCGTTTCCTCATACCAGCTTATGGCCCCGAGGTCTTCATTGTTGCCACACCATAGGGCGATGCTTGCATGGTCTCTCAAACGGGGAATCTGGTAACGGAGTTCTGCTTCTACATTTGCCAGGAAAGCTGGGCTGGAGGGATACAGGGAGCAACTGAACATACAGTCATGCCAGATCATAATGCCCTTTTCATCACAAGCATCATAAAAAGCATCCATTTCATAGAGACCTCCGCCCCACAGGCGAACCATATTCATGTTGGCCTCGACGCAGTCCTGCAGCAATTGGTCATAACGCTGTTTTGAGAACCGGGAAACAAGGGCATCGAGGGGTATCCAGTTTGCACCCTTTGCGAAAACATCCCTGCCGTTTACACAGAATACCATGCCTTTCCCGCCTTGCCCGTCCTCAGGGGTATTGACGGTCAAGGTCCTGAAACCTATCCGTTTGGAGAACGTCTGCTCCCCTAGGTTCAAGGTGAGTTCATACAGGGTTGGTTTCCCTTCACCGCAAGGCCACCATTGTTCGATATCCTTGCATTCGAAATGGAACGTCAGTTTATTCAACCCCCGCATGACCTGTACCTCGCCTTTCTGAACGGATTTTGCCAGGCTCGCCTTACAGTTCAGCATCAGTGCCTTGGAAGCATTGTAGATGACCTCGACGGTTGCTTCCCAGTTTTTGTTTGAGCTTGGCTTGGTGTCGGTAACGATGGATTCCACGATTCCCTCGTTTATAAAATCGAGGGTGATATTCTCATAGACACCGAAACTCATGATACAGGGACCCCAGTCCCAGCCGCTGTGGCTCTGGGTTTTTCGAATGAGGTTCCGGTGCTTTGCAGATACAGGGTAGACCGAATACGGAATGGGGTAGGCTAGTTTTGCAGCCTCTGCGATTGCTGCATTCTCGGCACTGCTAAAGTGGAGCTCAATCGTATTGTCTCCCTCTTGGAGCAAAGAAGAGAGGTCGAAGCGGAAACGCCTGAACTGGTTGTCACATGTTCCGGCCACCTTCTGGTTTACCATGACGGTGATGATGGTGTCGGCCATGGTAAGGGTAAGGACAGGCATGCCACTTTCCATCTGTTCTCTGGTAACGGGAAAAACCTTGGAAAGTATCCAGTCATGCTTTCCAACCCATTGGACATCGAGTTCATTGGTTCCGTAATAAGGGTCCATGATCAATTGCTGCTCGAGCAATGCTGAGTGGATGTCCCCGGGTAAGGTACAGGGAATGCTTTCTGTGGTAAGGAAATATTTGCAAAACGGAGCAATGGCTCCGCTATCTTTGGGCCTAAGCCGCCATTGACCGTTTATTTTGAGTGTTTTCATGGTAACCCTCCGCTTGGCAGTATACCACAATTCTCCTGCAAAGGATGTTTTCGGGTGGGAAAAACGTTGGGTTGCCGCTTGATGGCTTGCTAAAAGTCAGGAACCTATACGGATGCGTAGCAGTAAAAATTCCCTTTCCTTGTATGAAAGAAAAGGCTGGTATATACTGATAGGTCTAGGCGACAAGGCGGGGTAGTCCTGCTTTGTACTCGTTACCAATCCATGAAAAGGGGTCAATGCTATGTATGCACCTGATGAAAAACGGTATGAGAAGATGAAATACAATTATTGTGGGAAAAGCGGGCTCAAGCTCCCTGCAGTTTCCTTGGGACTTTGGCATAATTTTGGTGATGCAACGCCTCTGGCCAATGCCAGGGAGATGATTCACACTGCCTTTGATCTGGGCATTACCCATTTTGACCTGGCCAATAACTACGGTCCCCCTGCAGGTTCTGCGGAACTGAATTTCGGAAAGATTTTTTCCCAGGACCTGGCAGCCTATCGGGACCAGCTGATAATCTCCACCAAAGCCGGATACAATATGTGGCCGGGACCCTACGGGGAATGGGGAAGCAGGAAATATCTGCTCTCCAGCCTCGACCAGAGTCTGCAACGGATGGGACTGGACTATGTCGATATCTTTTATTCCCATCGGTTCGACCCTGACACGCCCCTTGAAGAAACCATGGGAGCACTTGAGACAGCCTATCGGCAGGGTAAGTGCCTTTATGTAGGTATCTCTTCCTACTCGGCAAAGAAAACGCGCGAGGCCTATGCCATATTGAAGGAACGCAATATCCCCATTCTCATTCACCAGCCTTCCTATTCCATGTTGAATCGTTGGGTTGAGGAAGAATTGCTCGATACTATCGGAGAACTCGGGATGGGAACCATTTGTTTCTCGCCCTTGGCCCAGGGTATGTTGACAGATAAATATCTGGAGGCAATTCCCGAAAACAGCCGCGCTGCCAAGGAAGGTACCGCCCTTTCTGCCAAGATGCTGACAAAAGATAACCTGGATAGGATTAGAAATCTCAACGAAATTGCAAAGAAGCGAGGGCAGAGCCTGGCACAGATGGCTTTGGCCTGGGTGCTGAGGAGAAAGGAGATTACCACTGTCCTTATTGGTGCAAGCTCGCCTGCCCAGATACAGGAAAATGTGGGTGCCCTGGATAACTTGACGTTCACTGATGATGAGCTGAAGGAGATCGATCACTACGCACAGGACGGGAATATCAATCTGTGGGTAAAATCGAGCACTGCCGGTTGATTTAAAACCAAAGAGTGAGAAACGCATTAAAAACGCACCGGACTAACTGCCCAGTGCGTTTTTTGTATCATATGCAGGTCTTGTTATTTTCCGCTCTGTTCCAGTTCAAGGGTGACCGTAGTCCTGTCACAAACCTCTGTAGGTCCAAAATACTGTACAGCGCCTGGGAAGACGAAACAGGTTTCCCTGGCCCACTGGGCGCGATGTGCCTCAAAGTACTTGAAAGGCTTGCCTTCGAGTTCGACCAGGGCCTTCTTGATTACCGGCTTCATCTCGCCATGTCTCTGTTCCATGTTCATCATCGCTGTAATGGGGATTCCGCCTGCTTTCCATTCGAGAGCGGGGGCAGAAAGGTTCTTTACAGAGGAAAGGTACCCGGTCAAACCGCCAGCGATCAAGAGGAAGGCGTTATAACCAAGGCTATAGCAGTAGTCGGAGTCGAAGTTCGTCGGGAAGGCACAGCGTCCCTCATAGCCAAAGAAGTGGGTCATCGAGCTGAACTTGCCATTGTAAGTCCCTTCCTTCTTCATCTTCTTGAGCAGGGTTGCAACCATTTCGGCAAGGAGCTTGTCGGTTTCGATTCTGGAGACCTGGACATTCCCATGGGGGTCCCTGTCCATAAGCAGCTGTTTCTTGATGCCTTCAGGCAAAAGATTGAAAACACTCTTGCTCTCAGATGAGAGACGTTCGACAACAAAGGCGAACATTTGGTTGTCATCAGAGCAAAGGGCATAGGCCTCGGCTTCTTTGGCCAGCAGGTCGTTGATCTCCTGGATCAAAACCTTAACCTCAGGAATGAACTCAACCAGACCTTCGGGGATAAGGATGACACCGAAGTTGTTGCCGTCCTGGGCACGGAGTGCGACAGTGTTGGCAATGTCTTCTACGATGCTTGCAAGGGATTGCTTTTTAGCCTCTACCTCTTCGCTGATAAGACAGACGTTCGGCTGGGTTTCCAATGCACACTCCAAGGCAATATGGCTTGCGCTACGGCCCATGAGCTTGATGAAATGCCAGTATTTCTTGGCACTGTTTGCGTCACGCTCAATATTCCCGATAAGTTCACTGTAGGTCTTGGTAGCAGTGTCAAAACCGAAGGAAATCTCGATTGCCTCGTTTTTCAAGTCACCATCGATAGTCTTTGGGCAACCAATGACCTGGATACCGTTTTTCCTTTTGGCAAAATACTCTGCAAGGACGGCTGCATTGGTGTTGGAATCGTCTCCGCCGATGATTACGAGAGCGGTGATATCATGGGTCTTACACACTGCCTCGCAGACTTTGAACTGTTCCTCGCTCTCGAGTTTTGTTCTTCCGCTGCCGATAATGTCAAATCCACCGGTATTGCGATAGGCTTTCAAAAAGTCAGCGGTAATCTCTTTGTAGGAATTCTCAAGGATACCGCTGGGGCCGCCTTTGAATCCGTACAGGCGATTCTCGCTGTTGGCTGCTTTCAAGGCATCGAAAAGACCGCTGATGACATTATGCCCCCCAGGAGCCTGTCCTCCGCTAAGAATTACTCCAACATTACGGATCTGGGAAATGGCAGCATCTTTTCCTTTCTCAAAAGAAACCGTCGGAAGTCCACAGGTGTTGGGGAACAAAGCCTTGATTGCCTCGGCATCGGAGGCTGGATTCGTATTCTCTCCCTTGACTGGGAGGATGGAACCCATGGGTTCCCGAAGGATTGCAGGAAGCTTCGGCAGATAGTCATACCTTACACGCTGAAGGGGCGAAATATCCATGATATACTCCTTAATTCAAAAAACTCTTGGATATGCTAACCATAGAAAAAATACAACTTCTTTTCAAGCGATTGGAACAATTATACAGCCTAAACTTGCACCCAAGTGTTGTAAAACAACAGAGACGCATATTCCTGTTGCAGGCACTCTCTACTTCATGCTATACCCAAAGACAAGGAGTCTCTCATGCATATTTCAGAACCCTTGAACTTTGCTTGGCTTTTTACCCCTTCCTTCGACAGTACTTACACCGATATTTCCTTTGACGACAGCCACTGGGAACTGGTTGACCTTCCCCATGCCAATCGATACCAGCGGAGCCATTATTTTGATGAAAAGGATTTTTGTTTTGTCAGTTGTTACCGGAAACACCTCAAGCTTGACTGTCCTGTCGGTATGCATGCCCTTCTACGCTTTGAAGGAGTCGCCTCGCGATCAGAGGTCTATGGCAACGGTATCCTGCTTTGCACCCATGAAGGGGGATATACCCCCTTTGAGGTAGAGCTTCCCCTAAAAAAAGAGCTGGTACTCACCGTTGTTGTGGACAGCAGGGAGAATCCCAAGATCCCTCCATTCGGCGGTAGCATAGACTACCTCACCTTTGGGGGATTATACCGTACCGTCACGTTGCATTATTTTCACCAGCAACGGATAACAGCATGCCAGGTAGTGTGTGAAAACCCCTCGCTCATTTTCTTTAGGGCTGAAGTCAAAGAATCCGATGGGTTGCCTTTCCTTGCAACGCTCTATGACGGTGAAAGCGAAGTAGGTTCTTGCGAGGGTCTTGTCCTGGACGGAGTGATTACCGAACAGATGAGAGATTTGAATTTGCAGAGCTGGAGCACTGAAAACGCGAAGCTGTATACCTTTTGTCTGTCACTCGATGGCTTTGACACCTTCTCCTGCAAAATAGGTTCCCGTACTGCGCGGTTTGAAAAAGATGGGTTTTATCTCAACGGAAAGAAGAAAAAACTCATTGGCCTTGACCGCCACCAGAGTTATCCGTATGTCGGATATGCAATGCCGCCATCAATGCAAAGAGACGATGCTTTGCAACTCAAGCAACTGGGTGTGGATATTGTCAGGACAAGCCACTATCCGCAGGATCCTTCTTTTCTGGATGCCTGCGATGAACTTGGGTTGCTGGTACTGGAGGAAATCCCTGGGTGGCAACATATCTCTTCCGATCAGCATTGGCGGAAATTGTGTGTGGCCAATGTCAGGGATATGATTGTACGTGATTACAACCATCCGAGCATCGTCTTATGGGGTGTAAGGATCAACGAATCCCCTGACGATGATGCATTGTATGAACAGACCAATGCGATGGCTCATAAAACCGATGCTACCAGGCAAACCGGTGGCATACGGAACTTTGCAAAAAGCCATTTGCTGGAGGATGTGTATACCTATAATGATTTTTCCCACAGCGGCAAAAACGCTGGGCTGGCAAAGAAAAAAGACATATGCCTTGTAGATGCACCGTACTTGGTAACCGAGTTCAACGGCCATATGTTCCCGACAAAACGATATGACAACCCTATCATGCGAAGTGAGCATGCCCTTAGGCACTATCGCGTCCTCGATTCCCTGTATGCAACAGAGGGGGTATCCGGGGCGATAGGGTGGTGTATGAATGATTATACTACCCATAGCAATTTCGGAAGCGGGGACCAGGTCTGCTACCATGGGGTATGCGACCAGTTCCGCCTTCCCAAACTTGCTGCCTATGCTTACCAGGCCCAGCAGGACGAAAAGAAAATTATGGTCGTTTCCTCTACGATGGATATCGGCGATTTTCCTTTCTCCTCTATCAAATCAGTACTGGTCTGTACGAACTGTGACAGTGTGAACCTGTATTACAATACTGAATTGGTTGGTTCCTTTCTTCCCGACCGCAAGCAATTTTCCCATCTTCCCCATCCTCCTGTTGTCATCGAGGATTTGATCGGGAAACGGTTTGAGGCAGAAAACAGTTTTTCTCCAAAAGACAGACAGTATTTGAAAAATTTGCTTATAAAGGTGGGAAAACAAGCTGCCCAGTTTACCCTCGGCGATAAGCTGAAGATGTTCTATTTTATGAAAAAATATAAGATTTCCTACGATGCGGCGGTGAACCTGTACTCTCGTTATGTCGGAAATTGGGGAAGTGCCGCCTCTGTCTGGAAATTCGAGGGCGTCTGTGGGGGCAAGGTTGTCTGCACCGAGGTATTTGGCGGAGAAAACAAGCCTGAACTGCATTTGGAAGTCTCAAAGACAACCTTGCAGCTTGGTCCTTGCTATGACGTAGCCCAGATTTCCGTAGAAATACGGAAAAAGGACATGATGTTGCCGCTTTGTTATGCCCATGAGGCTTTTACGGTTTCCGTACAAGGCCCCATTTCGTTATTGTCCCCCTCTTTGAGCCAGACTGAAGGGGGCACCTCGGCCATCTATGTGCGCACTACCGGTACAAGCGGGAAGGCTACGGTGACGGTTCATAGCAATCTGGGTGACAAGATGGTTGCTTTTACGGTAGGCTAGGTTCTATGTTTACCCTTTATATTGATGCCGACTCCTGTCCAAAGAACCTCAGGGTCATTTTGCTCAGGTGTATTACCAAGAATGGATATCGTGCTTTTTTTGTTTCGGACCGACCCCTCAAAGATGTGCAGCTGGCCAAGCAGGAGCAGACTGCTTTGCTTCGGAAAAAGGCAAAACAAGAGGGTGTCACCGATGCTCTGGTCCTACGCTCGATCCAAAGCGAAATCGAGAGTGTCGTAGTAGATTCTGGAATGGACAGCGCCGATGACTGGATAGTCGAGAATGCAGAACTTCCCTGTCTTGCCATTACCCATGATATCCCGCTTGCAGCACGCCTGGTCGAGAGGGATATTCCTGTCATTGATGACCGGGGTGGAATCTACAACAAAGAGAATATGGCCAATAGACTCTCGGTTCGTAATGTGATGACTGAATTTCGCGAAATGGGGATTTTCTCCCAGAAAAACAAACCTATGGGGCCAAAGGAAGTCAAAGCATTCTCCGATTCCCTCAATTCCCTATTGCATATTTTGACCGTGAAGCAATAGGGGAAGGTTTTCTCCTTTCTCTATTGATGCGAAAATATGCACTGGTTCTCTACGAAAATGAAATAGACAGGATTTTCTTGCTTGAAAAGACAGGGGAAATGCCCTGGTTATCCTGTACGATGAGCAAGCTCGGTGACCCACTGAAAACCGAAAGGGCCCAACTGGTTCTGGGACGGGAAGATGCATTGCCTTCCCTGCTCAAGCTGAAGGCAACACTTCATACCCTTGTTGATCTTCCTCTGCTGGTCTTTGTTCCCCCGCAAAATCTTTCGGTTTTGAAGATGCTGGAGTCGAATGGCTGTTTCCTCATATCCGAGGAGGCTGACCAGGAAGAAGTTGATTCCCTGATTCTCCGGATGGTAAAGCAGGGTTCCCAGGCCTGTTGTGCAGAAAAAAGCAGATGTAACCTGACCCAACGGGAACGGCAGATCATTGCCCTGCTCATCTCGGGGCAGGATAATCGCCAGATAGCCACAAAACTGGGGATAAAGCTTTCCACTGTCTCGGCACACAAAAAGAATTTGTTTCTCAAGACCGGGGTGCATACAACCAGCCAGCTGGTGGTGTGGGCGATGGTAAGGGATATGGAATTCTCTTAAGCACCGAAAAGGAAGATTTTTCAATTGGAAGTCTATGTTGCGGATATATCTATTTCCTTATGAAAGATCATTAGTCACCACCATTGCGGCAAGTGCGAACGTGCAACCGTTAATACTTCCACCTATATAGGTGACAAAAGTGTTGGAAAAAGAGAAGGGCTGTCACCAATGAAATATTGGAACAGCCCTTTTTTGCAGAAATAAATTGCTTCTAGAAATCAGCCAGTTTCGGAGCCCTTGGGTACGGGATGACGTCACGGATGTTTGCCATGCCGGTTACATATTGCACTGCACGTTCGAAACCGAGACCGAACCCTGCATGGGGAACCGAGCCATATCTTCTCAGGTCAAGATACCACCAGTAATCCTGCGGGTTGAGGTTGAGCTCCTTCATCCTGGCGGTCAGGACATCAATGTTCGATTCGCGTTCCGAGCCTCCGATGATTTCTCCGAGACGGGGTACCAGTACATCCATTCCGCGTACGGTCTTCCCATCGTCATTGAGTTTCATGTAGAAAGCCTTGATTTCCTTGGGGTAGTCGGTGACGATCACCGGGCTTTTGCAGACGACTTCAGTGAGGAATTTTTCATGTTCACTCTGCAAGTCACTGCCCCAGCTTACCGAATAGTCAAATTTGTCATTGTATTTTTCAAGAATCTTGACAGCTTCCGTATAGGTTAGATGGGCAAATGGCGTATCGACAACATGCTGGAGCGTCTTGTCTACTCCTGCTTCAACGAATTTTGAGAAAAAAGCCATATCTTCAGGGCATTTTTCCAATACCGATTTAAACAGGTACTTCAAAAAAGATTCTGCAATTTCCATATCACCGGTGACATCGCAGAATGCCATCTCAGGTTCAACCATCCAGAATTCGGCAAGATGTCGCTTCGTATTGGAGTTTTCGGCCCTGAACGTAGGTCCGAAGGTATAGATGTTTTTCAAGGCAGTGGCGTAGGTTTCTCCCTCGAGCTGACCGCTGACAGTCAAGAATGATTTTTTTCCAAAGAAATCCTTGGAATAATCCACCTGACCTTCTTCAGTCCTGGGTACCTTGTCGAAATCGAGGGTGGTAACCTGGAACATTTCACCGGCTCCCTCGCAATCGCTTGCCGAGATGAGAGGGGTGTTTACATAGACGAAACCATTCTCCTGGAAATACTGGTGCACGGCAAAGGAAAGCGTATTGCGTACACGCGCGACTGCACCGAACATGTTTGTGCGGGGGCGAAGATGGGATATTTCCCTCAGGTATTCGACACTATGGCGCTTTTTCTGGAGAGGGTAGGTGTCAACCGGGCATTCACCGATAAGTGTAACATCGGTACTTGCCATCTCTACTTCCTGGTTTCCCCCAGCGCTTTCTACAATCGGCCCCCTGCAGGTAACCGAAGAGCCCGTGGTAATGGATGACAGCAAGGCATCGTTGTTCAGACTTACCTTATCGATGACAACCTGTAAGCCCTTGAGGCACGAACCATCGTTCAGCTCAAGGAAGCATACGGTTTTGCTGTCGCGTTTTGTGCGTACCCAGCCTTCGGCCGTAATAATCTCT
The sequence above is a segment of the Sphaerochaeta pleomorpha str. Grapes genome. Coding sequences within it:
- the asnS gene encoding asparagine--tRNA ligase, with product MNERISALLKRKPGPEIITAEGWVRTKRDSKTVCFLELNDGSCLKGLQVVIDKVSLNNDALLSSITTGSSVTCRGPIVESAGGNQEVEMASTDVTLIGECPVDTYPLQKKRHSVEYLREISHLRPRTNMFGAVARVRNTLSFAVHQYFQENGFVYVNTPLISASDCEGAGEMFQVTTLDFDKVPRTEEGQVDYSKDFFGKKSFLTVSGQLEGETYATALKNIYTFGPTFRAENSNTKRHLAEFWMVEPEMAFCDVTGDMEIAESFLKYLFKSVLEKCPEDMAFFSKFVEAGVDKTLQHVVDTPFAHLTYTEAVKILEKYNDKFDYSVSWGSDLQSEHEKFLTEVVCKSPVIVTDYPKEIKAFYMKLNDDGKTVRGMDVLVPRLGEIIGGSERESNIDVLTARMKELNLNPQDYWWYLDLRRYGSVPHAGFGLGFERAVQYVTGMANIRDVIPYPRAPKLADF